From the Acidilutibacter cellobiosedens genome, one window contains:
- a CDS encoding HNH endonuclease, with amino-acid sequence MYKGKLVKILKMYVGITDYDWFRTLKQAKCDEVNFWKPGGKTNFKALDEGDLFLFKLHSPQDYIVGGGFFLKFSILPSSLAWEAFGLANGARSLFELHDRIYKYRKTNRISDPDPQIGCIILSMPFYLEEDDWITVPDNWSKNIVQGKMYDTSEHYGKLLYQQIQEVLYSQRFNKNLLREDSVNSRYGKEQKIKPRIGQGAFKILITDAYHRRCAITGEKTLPVLEAAHIKPFSLDGPHEINNGLLLRRDFHTLFDRGYITIDKEFNVEVSRRIKEDFGNGKEYYAHHGSKLIILPGKKEQLPGPHYLEWHNENIYLG; translated from the coding sequence GTGTACAAAGGAAAGCTGGTGAAGATATTGAAGATGTATGTTGGGATCACGGACTATGACTGGTTTAGAACTTTAAAGCAGGCAAAATGTGACGAAGTAAACTTTTGGAAACCTGGAGGAAAAACAAATTTCAAAGCTCTTGATGAAGGGGATTTGTTTTTATTTAAATTACATAGTCCACAAGATTATATTGTAGGCGGTGGCTTTTTTCTGAAGTTCTCAATATTACCATCTTCATTAGCATGGGAAGCTTTTGGATTAGCTAATGGAGCTAGGAGTCTATTCGAGTTACATGACAGGATATATAAATATAGAAAGACAAATCGTATATCTGATCCGGATCCTCAGATTGGCTGTATTATATTATCGATGCCTTTTTATTTAGAAGAAGATGACTGGATCACTGTTCCGGACAATTGGAGCAAAAATATCGTACAAGGTAAGATGTACGATACTTCTGAACATTATGGAAAGCTGTTATATCAACAAATACAGGAAGTGTTATATAGCCAGAGATTCAATAAAAATCTACTGAGAGAAGACTCCGTAAATAGCCGATATGGTAAAGAACAGAAGATAAAACCAAGAATAGGGCAGGGTGCTTTCAAGATCCTTATTACTGATGCTTACCATAGAAGATGTGCAATAACTGGTGAAAAGACATTACCCGTATTAGAGGCAGCCCATATTAAACCATTTAGTCTTGATGGACCTCATGAAATTAATAATGGTCTACTGCTTAGAAGAGATTTTCATACCTTGTTTGATCGGGGGTACATAACAATTGATAAAGAATTCAATGTTGAGGTAAGCCGCCGCATCAAGGAAGACTTTGGAAATGGAAAAGAGTACTATGCACACCATGGAAGTAAGTTGATAATTTTGCCGGGGAAAAAAGAACAACTTCCAGGTCCACACTATTTAGAATGGCATAATGAGAATATATATTTGGGATAA
- a CDS encoding type I restriction endonuclease subunit R, producing MSWEYSENILVQNSAGNLLHDELEWDVQFAYNKEVLGENGTFGRKSYKEIVFTRYLRKALFENNDWLTEEYCDSAIKTLLAYTSSSSLMQINREKYGMLRDGIPIKVKKANGDQEDRLVRVFNFSDPEKNHFLAVKEMKIHGDLYRRRTDIVGFVNGIPLLFIELKKQNVDVQDAYTCNYTDYLDTIPQLFHFNAFVMLSNGLESKVGTLGSKYEFFNDWKRLHEDDSGSVELATMLRGICNKKNFMDLFENFILFDTSGGTTAKIMARNHQFLGVNEAVESYKNRKLNNGKLGVFWHTQGSGKSYSMVFLAQKIRRKFAGSPTFVILTDREELNKQISDTFEACGLLGTTKAKQFIATSGEDLIQKLKGNPSFIFTLIHKFNKPDEPPIIPNHDIIVLSDEAHRTQNGIFADNMCTLLPTASRIGFTGTPLFAYDNITERTFGGYVSIYDFKRAVDDGATVPLYYENRADLLEIDNPEINDELLDAIEQADLDVNQQAKLEQELAKDIHVLTSEKRLDTIAKDFVEHYSELWTTGKAMFVCINKVTAVRMFNLAQKYWELKIKEIESSLSGATQQEYMEISRRLEWMKNTEMAVIISQEQNEVATFEKWGLDIKPHRSKMEKREMDKEFKDPDNPFRIVFVCAMWLTGFDVKCLSTIYLDKPLKAHTLMQTIARANRVYEGKSNGLIVDYVGVVKALRKALADYTKTKGGTDGSDPAPDKAELIARIIALTNDIIEYMKQHGFSLLDLVQAVDFDKLALVQEGANAMCVSEEVKKRFEVMARELFKLFKYVEKQEVTDQYRAYKNAISAVYDQMQEKRKHSDNTDLMIQLHNIVSEYINVVKLPEHVNEDGSGYLVESRRFDISHIDFERLQQEFARVKNKNLLMKDLQELINDRLDNMMKRNPSRINYYERYQKIIEEYNAEQDKAAIEKTFIDLTNFVNDLDDEEKRYVREGFNNDEELAMYDLLLKDSLTPSEIKKIKKLAKVLLERIKDKISELDHWTEKEETQAAVDILIRDTLWSELPDSYDDRLLNEYRRKIYEFVYTTYPAA from the coding sequence ATGAGCTGGGAATATTCTGAAAATATATTAGTGCAAAATAGTGCGGGAAACCTACTTCATGATGAATTAGAGTGGGATGTTCAGTTTGCCTATAATAAGGAAGTCCTCGGCGAGAATGGTACCTTCGGGCGTAAAAGTTATAAAGAAATTGTTTTTACCAGATACCTTCGTAAGGCACTGTTTGAAAATAACGACTGGCTAACTGAAGAATATTGTGATTCTGCTATTAAAACACTTCTTGCTTATACATCCTCTAGTAGCTTAATGCAGATTAATCGCGAAAAATATGGGATGCTTCGAGATGGCATTCCTATAAAAGTTAAGAAAGCTAACGGCGATCAGGAGGATAGGTTGGTCCGGGTGTTTAATTTCTCTGATCCTGAAAAGAACCATTTTCTTGCTGTAAAGGAGATGAAGATTCACGGTGATTTATATCGTCGCAGAACCGATATTGTTGGCTTTGTGAATGGCATTCCACTGCTTTTTATAGAGTTGAAAAAGCAAAATGTAGATGTACAGGATGCCTACACCTGCAATTACACTGACTATTTAGATACCATTCCCCAGCTATTTCATTTCAATGCCTTTGTTATGTTGTCCAATGGCTTGGAATCCAAAGTAGGTACTTTGGGTAGTAAATACGAATTTTTTAATGATTGGAAACGTCTACATGAAGATGATAGCGGCTCTGTGGAACTGGCAACCATGCTGAGAGGTATTTGTAATAAGAAAAACTTTATGGATTTATTTGAAAACTTTATACTTTTTGATACTTCTGGTGGTACAACGGCAAAAATTATGGCAAGAAACCATCAGTTCCTTGGTGTTAACGAAGCTGTTGAATCTTATAAGAATCGAAAACTGAACAACGGTAAGCTAGGTGTTTTCTGGCATACTCAGGGTAGCGGGAAAAGTTATTCCATGGTATTTCTTGCACAAAAAATTCGCAGAAAATTTGCAGGCTCCCCAACCTTTGTTATTCTGACAGATCGTGAAGAGTTGAATAAGCAAATTAGTGATACCTTTGAAGCTTGTGGCTTACTTGGTACCACTAAAGCAAAACAGTTTATTGCTACTAGTGGTGAAGATTTAATTCAGAAATTAAAAGGAAATCCAAGCTTTATCTTTACATTGATACATAAGTTTAATAAACCAGATGAACCACCAATTATTCCCAACCATGACATCATTGTCTTATCAGATGAAGCCCATCGTACACAGAATGGTATATTTGCTGATAATATGTGTACATTGCTTCCTACAGCTTCCCGTATTGGATTTACAGGTACACCGCTGTTCGCTTATGACAATATTACCGAAAGAACATTTGGCGGCTATGTTTCCATTTATGATTTCAAGCGTGCTGTAGATGATGGAGCGACGGTTCCTCTTTATTATGAGAATAGAGCTGATCTACTGGAAATAGACAATCCTGAAATTAATGATGAACTACTAGATGCAATAGAACAGGCTGATCTGGATGTTAATCAGCAGGCTAAACTAGAACAGGAACTAGCTAAGGACATTCATGTCCTTACCAGTGAAAAACGTTTGGATACCATTGCAAAGGATTTTGTAGAGCATTACTCTGAGTTGTGGACAACGGGTAAAGCCATGTTTGTTTGCATCAATAAAGTAACTGCAGTTCGAATGTTTAATTTAGCTCAGAAATATTGGGAGCTAAAAATAAAAGAAATTGAATCTTCGCTATCTGGAGCCACACAGCAGGAATACATGGAAATCAGCCGTAGGCTAGAGTGGATGAAAAACACAGAAATGGCGGTTATTATCAGTCAGGAACAAAATGAAGTAGCTACTTTTGAAAAATGGGGACTGGATATTAAACCCCATCGCAGCAAAATGGAAAAACGAGAAATGGACAAGGAATTTAAGGATCCTGATAATCCATTTCGAATCGTATTTGTTTGCGCTATGTGGCTGACAGGGTTTGATGTGAAATGCCTTTCTACAATCTATTTGGATAAGCCATTAAAGGCACATACCTTAATGCAAACCATAGCACGAGCGAATCGTGTTTATGAGGGAAAAAGCAATGGCCTAATTGTTGATTATGTTGGTGTTGTTAAAGCACTGAGGAAGGCTTTGGCTGATTATACAAAAACTAAAGGCGGTACTGATGGATCTGATCCTGCTCCTGATAAAGCAGAATTGATTGCTCGTATCATTGCATTAACCAATGATATCATCGAATACATGAAACAGCATGGTTTTAGCTTGTTAGATCTCGTTCAGGCAGTTGACTTTGACAAGTTGGCCTTGGTTCAAGAGGGAGCCAATGCCATGTGCGTCTCAGAGGAAGTGAAGAAACGTTTTGAAGTTATGGCTAGGGAATTATTCAAACTGTTTAAGTATGTCGAAAAACAAGAAGTCACAGATCAGTACCGAGCTTATAAAAATGCTATCAGTGCAGTTTATGACCAGATGCAGGAAAAAAGGAAGCATTCGGATAATACAGATTTAATGATTCAGCTACACAATATAGTTAGTGAATATATCAATGTTGTTAAGCTACCAGAGCATGTAAACGAAGATGGTAGTGGATACTTAGTTGAAAGTCGCCGTTTTGACATTAGCCATATTGACTTTGAACGCTTGCAGCAGGAATTTGCACGTGTTAAGAATAAGAATCTTCTTATGAAAGATTTACAGGAGCTTATCAATGACAGGCTGGATAATATGATGAAGCGCAACCCATCACGTATTAACTATTATGAACGATATCAGAAAATTATTGAGGAATACAATGCTGAACAGGACAAAGCTGCCATAGAGAAAACATTTATTGACTTAACTAACTTCGTAAATGATCTGGATGATGAGGAAAAAAGGTACGTACGGGAAGGATTTAACAATGACGAAGAATTGGCTATGTACGATTTGCTTTTAAAGGACTCGCTTACTCCGTCAGAGATTAAAAAGATTAAAAAGCTTGCCAAGGTATTATTGGAACGAATCAAGGATAAAATCAGTGAATTGGATCATTGGACAGAAAAGGAAGAAACTCAGGCAGCAGTCGATATACTTATCAGAGATACCCTATGGAGTGAACTACCTGATAGTTACGATGATAGATTATTAAATGAATATCGCCGAAAGATTTATGAGTTTGTATATACTACTTATCCGGCGGCGTAG
- a CDS encoding DUF3644 domain-containing protein: protein MPRGKSITKLLLDSSQAALFAGIEIHNKPNIPYRYPTATILIVNAWELALKAYVYKFIGRKRIFEKNSEHTISLTKAAVLVRDNINTVKKNKEFQAVFDNIILLNEFRCSNIHYADEKLDPIIFMLISKAVLNYDNFLKEYFNKDITKNDNLIILPVGLKLPFDPVEYLKQKGGKGSNKFVNKVLDSIKTLYKEQVHDTIIVGFDLFTASVKKAENADLVAAIDQANADVRLIKAVRITDDEKAPLVRLEPELLPLSYKELQQRIKLNRPDIKFNSIFNDIMKEIKKNNTLCQTRYLDPKIKTGTKKYFYSEKAVDEVIRMYDEGSV, encoded by the coding sequence ATGCCAAGAGGAAAATCTATCACAAAACTACTTTTAGATTCATCACAGGCTGCACTATTTGCAGGAATTGAGATACATAATAAGCCTAATATTCCTTATAGGTATCCTACGGCAACTATACTAATTGTAAACGCCTGGGAATTAGCGCTTAAAGCATATGTATATAAGTTTATAGGCAGAAAGAGAATCTTTGAAAAGAATAGTGAGCATACAATTTCATTAACAAAAGCTGCAGTGCTTGTGCGAGATAATATAAATACGGTTAAAAAGAACAAAGAATTTCAAGCTGTGTTTGATAACATCATATTATTGAATGAATTTCGATGTTCTAATATTCATTATGCTGATGAAAAGTTAGATCCTATCATTTTTATGCTTATTAGCAAAGCAGTACTGAATTATGATAATTTTCTGAAGGAGTACTTTAATAAAGACATTACTAAAAATGATAACCTGATAATATTACCTGTTGGTTTGAAACTACCTTTTGACCCTGTGGAATATCTTAAACAAAAGGGTGGCAAAGGAAGCAATAAATTCGTGAATAAAGTACTTGACAGCATTAAGACCTTGTACAAAGAACAAGTTCACGACACAATTATCGTTGGTTTTGATTTATTTACAGCGAGTGTTAAGAAGGCAGAAAACGCTGATTTAGTTGCTGCTATAGACCAAGCAAATGCTGATGTTAGACTAATAAAAGCGGTTCGAATTACAGATGATGAGAAGGCACCATTGGTTCGATTGGAACCTGAGTTGTTACCGTTATCCTATAAAGAACTACAGCAACGAATTAAGCTGAATCGGCCAGACATTAAGTTTAATAGTATATTCAATGATATTATGAAAGAAATAAAAAAGAATAACACATTATGTCAGACAAGATATTTAGACCCCAAAATAAAAACAGGTACAAAGAAGTATTTTTATTCTGAGAAAGCAGTTGATGAAGTTATAAGAATGTATGACGAAGGGAGTGTATAA
- a CDS encoding restriction endonuclease subunit S: MKWENKKFIDFIQLQRGHDLTREQFIDGPYPVVSSTSIMGYHNQYKADGPGVVIGRSGTLGKAQYINDNYWPHNTTLYVKDYKGNYPRFVYYFLMNFSTDKHGGGSAVPTLNRNTLSSISIRVPDFTTQKRIADILSAYDDLIENNQKQIKLLEEAAMWLYKEWFVKLRFPGHEKTKIEDGVPEGWKLTRVKRMGQVITGKTPSTAIVENYGEDIPFVKIPDMHGVIYPLKTEVKLSERGANTQKNKFLPPKSIMVSCIATVGLVCITHEVCQTNQQINSIVLNDEDHLYYMFFKMKGIKSLLEGVGSNGATMTNVNKTKFENIELLKPENEILKKFNNLVEPFFSNILALSKQNEKLKEARDKLLSKLMSGEIEV, from the coding sequence ATGAAGTGGGAGAATAAAAAGTTTATAGATTTTATACAGCTTCAAAGAGGTCATGATTTAACTAGAGAACAATTTATAGATGGCCCCTATCCAGTTGTAAGTTCTACATCAATAATGGGATATCATAATCAGTATAAAGCTGATGGTCCCGGAGTTGTTATTGGAAGATCTGGAACACTTGGCAAAGCTCAATATATAAATGATAACTACTGGCCACATAATACTACCTTATATGTAAAGGATTATAAAGGAAACTATCCGAGATTTGTTTATTATTTTTTAATGAATTTTTCTACCGATAAGCACGGGGGAGGTTCTGCAGTTCCGACTTTAAATCGAAATACACTTAGCTCAATTAGTATTAGAGTTCCGGATTTCACCACGCAAAAGCGAATTGCAGACATCCTTTCTGCTTATGATGATTTAATAGAAAATAACCAAAAGCAGATTAAGTTACTGGAAGAGGCTGCCATGTGGTTATATAAAGAATGGTTTGTAAAGTTGCGATTCCCTGGACATGAAAAGACTAAGATAGAAGATGGTGTACCAGAGGGGTGGAAACTGACTAGAGTAAAGAGAATGGGACAAGTGATTACTGGAAAAACACCATCTACAGCGATAGTCGAAAATTATGGTGAAGATATACCCTTTGTAAAAATTCCAGATATGCATGGTGTTATCTACCCATTAAAAACCGAAGTGAAATTATCTGAGAGAGGAGCAAACACACAGAAGAATAAATTTTTGCCACCGAAGAGTATTATGGTTTCTTGCATAGCTACAGTAGGTCTTGTTTGCATAACTCACGAGGTATGCCAAACAAATCAGCAGATAAATTCTATAGTCCTTAATGACGAAGATCATTTATATTATATGTTTTTTAAGATGAAGGGAATAAAATCATTGCTTGAAGGTGTTGGAAGCAATGGCGCAACAATGACGAATGTTAATAAGACAAAATTTGAAAATATTGAGTTACTAAAGCCAGAAAATGAGATTCTTAAAAAATTTAACAATTTGGTTGAACCATTCTTTAGCAATATTCTTGCTTTGAGTAAGCAAAATGAGAAGTTGAAAGAAGCACGAGATAAACTTCTTTCTAAACTAATGAGTGGTGAAATTGAGGTGTAA
- a CDS encoding N-6 DNA methylase, translating to MKSSFLNCIKDGKNIDPACGSGGMFVSSSDFVNAEGINANSVMTFYGQEKVEFNAKLCIMNMAVHGLNAKIKSGDEANSFYHDAHNLEGSCDYVMANPPFNVDKVKAESTQNAGRLPFGLPGVNQKKEVSNANYLWISYFYAYLNDSGRAGFVMAASATDSGNKDREIRKQLIQTGHVDCLMSVANNFFYKVSLPCSLWFFDKGKKEELKDKVLFIDSRNYYTVVDRTLNEWSEWQMKNLNAIVWLYRGEKGKYAKLLQDYWTQIINDCKELDTEFESVSVLLKGYGEKLKPLRVQILDIIKNAEDINQLLPLNDLLKKYTTELNASLKALCEYGDGLEKGEAKEFAKSIDETASTWDRFKKSVSASIEEVVSQIKACRTVIKEAKWLTEKFGDGTYTDVLGLCKVATIDEIEEKNWSLTPGAYVGVARVEEDDENFEERMTEIHKELLTLQAEANQLMDIISANFEELGI from the coding sequence ATAAAGTCTAGTTTCTTAAATTGTATCAAAGACGGTAAGAACATAGATCCAGCCTGTGGAAGTGGTGGGATGTTTGTTTCTTCCAGTGACTTTGTTAATGCTGAAGGCATCAATGCTAATTCTGTAATGACTTTTTATGGACAAGAAAAAGTAGAGTTTAATGCGAAGTTATGTATCATGAATATGGCTGTACATGGTCTGAATGCAAAGATCAAATCTGGTGATGAGGCTAACAGCTTCTATCATGATGCTCATAATCTGGAAGGTAGCTGCGATTATGTAATGGCTAATCCTCCATTTAATGTAGATAAAGTAAAAGCAGAATCTACTCAGAATGCAGGACGCTTACCTTTTGGGCTGCCGGGGGTTAATCAGAAAAAGGAAGTCTCTAACGCTAATTATCTTTGGATTTCATATTTCTATGCATATTTAAATGATAGCGGACGAGCTGGCTTTGTTATGGCTGCTTCTGCTACAGATAGCGGCAATAAGGATCGAGAAATAAGAAAACAGCTTATTCAGACCGGGCATGTAGACTGTTTAATGTCAGTGGCTAATAACTTCTTTTACAAGGTTTCATTACCTTGCTCCCTGTGGTTCTTTGATAAGGGAAAGAAAGAAGAATTGAAGGATAAAGTACTTTTTATAGATTCACGTAATTACTATACCGTAGTGGATCGAACACTCAATGAGTGGAGTGAATGGCAGATGAAAAACCTAAATGCTATAGTCTGGCTCTATCGTGGAGAAAAGGGAAAGTACGCAAAATTATTACAGGATTATTGGACTCAAATTATCAATGATTGTAAAGAACTCGATACTGAGTTTGAAAGTGTGTCGGTATTGTTGAAAGGCTATGGCGAGAAACTTAAACCATTACGAGTTCAGATTTTAGATATCATAAAAAATGCAGAGGATATTAACCAGCTGTTGCCACTGAATGATTTGTTGAAAAAGTATACTACAGAACTTAATGCTTCGTTAAAAGCTCTTTGTGAGTACGGTGATGGATTGGAGAAGGGTGAGGCTAAGGAGTTTGCTAAATCTATAGATGAAACCGCATCAACTTGGGATCGCTTTAAAAAGTCTGTTTCTGCTAGCATTGAGGAGGTTGTATCTCAAATCAAGGCCTGCCGCACAGTTATAAAAGAAGCAAAGTGGCTCACTGAAAAATTCGGAGACGGCACATATACCGATGTTCTGGGACTTTGTAAAGTTGCAACTATAGATGAAATAGAAGAAAAGAACTGGAGCCTTACTCCGGGTGCATATGTGGGAGTAGCTCGTGTAGAAGAAGATGATGAAAACTTTGAAGAAAGAATGACTGAAATACATAAGGAACTCTTAACTTTGCAGGCAGAAGCAAACCAGTTAATGGATATTATTTCGGCGAATTTTGAGGAGCTGGGGATATGA
- the dcm gene encoding DNA (cytosine-5-)-methyltransferase, producing the protein MHGGNRKGAGRKSSINKKQPVTIYLNSQDKKFIEDAPLPDCTSFSEKCRKLLEMGVDKLESELNQETNEVTYIDLFSGLGGIRIGFEQALNEFGLKGKCVFSSDIKPSAIKAYEFNFGENPECDVTKINPTNLPNFDFLLAGFPCQAFSQAGLGLGFQDTRGTLFFDITKILLAKRPIGFVLENVEGLVHHDQGRTFKIIRKTLEDMGYFIQAKVLNGKDFGLAQSRNRIYIIGLKDMQVQELVGFNKKTSVLGDIIDESTPPIQTEFTEKLLSHYKIDELYGKAIKDKRGGSNNIHSWDIGLKGEVSKEQKDLLELLLRQRRNKKWADIIGIKWMDGMPLTAEMISSFYPHPKLQTLLDDLVTKGYLAYEHPKQLINNRRVIDTSLEKGYNIITGKLSFEFTKILCPNSVTPTIVATDVHKLAVPVNGGIRTLTINEGLKLFGFPDNYQLDFMKESDAFDLLGNTVCVPVIKAVSEKLLESYLKSTSRIEYMEKKKMVL; encoded by the coding sequence ATGCATGGAGGAAATAGAAAAGGTGCTGGTAGAAAGAGCAGTATAAATAAAAAACAACCTGTAACGATTTACTTAAATAGCCAAGATAAAAAGTTCATTGAAGATGCACCATTGCCTGACTGCACTAGTTTTTCTGAGAAATGTAGAAAGCTACTTGAAATGGGTGTAGATAAATTAGAGTCAGAGCTTAATCAAGAAACAAATGAAGTAACTTATATTGATTTATTCAGTGGACTAGGTGGAATAAGAATAGGCTTTGAACAAGCACTTAATGAATTTGGATTAAAAGGTAAGTGTGTATTTTCATCTGATATAAAGCCCTCTGCAATTAAAGCATATGAATTTAATTTTGGAGAAAATCCAGAATGCGATGTAACAAAAATTAATCCTACCAATCTACCCAATTTTGATTTCTTATTAGCAGGTTTTCCTTGTCAGGCATTTTCACAAGCAGGGCTAGGATTAGGATTTCAAGATACGAGAGGGACACTTTTTTTTGATATCACTAAAATTTTATTAGCAAAAAGGCCAATTGGGTTTGTATTAGAGAATGTAGAAGGACTTGTACACCATGATCAAGGAAGAACTTTTAAGATAATACGTAAGACACTAGAAGACATGGGTTACTTTATACAAGCTAAAGTATTAAATGGAAAAGATTTTGGATTAGCACAGTCTAGAAATAGAATTTATATTATTGGACTTAAAGATATGCAAGTACAAGAATTGGTAGGGTTTAATAAGAAGACATCTGTGCTAGGGGATATTATAGATGAATCTACACCACCTATACAAACAGAATTTACTGAAAAGCTACTTTCCCATTACAAAATAGATGAATTATATGGGAAAGCTATAAAAGACAAACGTGGTGGTAGCAATAATATCCATAGTTGGGATATTGGATTAAAAGGTGAGGTAAGTAAAGAGCAAAAAGATCTTTTAGAATTGTTATTAAGACAGAGAAGAAATAAGAAGTGGGCAGACATAATAGGTATAAAATGGATGGATGGAATGCCTTTAACAGCAGAAATGATATCTTCATTTTATCCACATCCTAAGCTGCAAACCTTATTAGATGATTTAGTTACTAAGGGATATCTTGCTTATGAACATCCCAAGCAATTAATTAATAATAGAAGAGTAATAGATACTTCACTAGAGAAAGGATATAATATCATTACTGGAAAGCTTTCATTTGAATTTACCAAGATACTTTGCCCCAACAGTGTAACACCTACAATAGTTGCAACAGATGTTCATAAGCTAGCAGTACCAGTTAATGGAGGAATTCGAACCCTAACTATTAATGAAGGTCTAAAATTGTTTGGTTTTCCAGATAATTACCAGCTTGACTTTATGAAAGAAAGTGATGCATTCGATTTACTTGGTAATACAGTTTGTGTTCCAGTTATAAAAGCAGTGTCTGAAAAATTATTAGAATCATATTTAAAATCTACAAGTCGTATAGAGTATATGGAGAAAAAGAAAATGGTGCTATAG
- a CDS encoding NgoBV family restriction endonuclease, whose protein sequence is MKIKNLEELFSITQDKLEGQHGTITINFANKTHVYSGNDVIGNCLQEWLPNWFQHLGIDIRPGDNTQAFPDFVAMFGNTSHDVEVKAWNYNNSPAFDLANFSSFLATTYESPGKLDAHYFILGYQPMDDGFSQGFIVKKVYLKYIWEITSPSRKYPIGLQVKRGQPYAMRPFNFARDEDKSFKNKNEFIHAVKKTFEIFPNTTIPFSADEWLEKVLSY, encoded by the coding sequence ATGAAAATCAAAAATTTAGAAGAATTATTTTCAATAACTCAGGATAAACTCGAGGGGCAACATGGAACAATAACAATTAATTTTGCAAACAAAACTCATGTATATTCTGGAAATGATGTTATAGGTAATTGCTTACAGGAGTGGTTACCTAATTGGTTTCAGCATCTGGGAATTGATATAAGACCAGGAGACAATACCCAAGCTTTCCCCGATTTTGTAGCTATGTTTGGAAACACTAGTCATGATGTTGAGGTTAAAGCATGGAACTATAATAATTCACCTGCTTTTGACCTAGCAAACTTTTCAAGCTTTCTAGCTACAACATATGAAAGTCCTGGGAAATTAGATGCTCATTACTTTATTTTAGGTTACCAGCCAATGGATGATGGATTTTCACAAGGGTTTATTGTAAAAAAGGTATATCTAAAGTATATTTGGGAAATCACTTCTCCTTCAAGAAAGTATCCTATAGGTTTGCAAGTAAAACGTGGACAGCCGTATGCAATGAGACCTTTTAACTTTGCACGTGATGAAGACAAAAGTTTTAAAAATAAAAATGAATTTATACATGCCGTTAAAAAGACTTTTGAAATATTCCCAAATACTACTATACCTTTTTCAGCAGATGAATGGCTCGAAAAAGTACTCTCTTATTAA
- a CDS encoding helix-turn-helix domain-containing protein, producing the protein MLRISYNKLWKLLIDKNMNKQDLKIATGISSASIAKLGRGDNITTAVLLKICETLDCNLEDIMETIKE; encoded by the coding sequence ATGCTACGAATTAGCTATAACAAGTTGTGGAAATTGTTAATTGATAAAAATATGAATAAACAAGATTTAAAAATTGCCACTGGTATAAGCTCTGCTTCAATAGCTAAGCTTGGTAGGGGCGATAATATAACAACAGCAGTGTTGCTAAAAATATGTGAAACTTTAGATTGTAATCTAGAGGATATTATGGAAACGATAAAAGAATGA